A window from Candidatus Nitrospira neomarina encodes these proteins:
- a CDS encoding class I SAM-dependent DNA methyltransferase, giving the protein MSNITHDIVAKLWNLCNILKDDGVTYHQYVTELTYLLFLKMAKETGTEEQIPKGHRWDDLEAKTAPDRLEEYKKTLIHLGTHGSKLVKAIFTNASSFIKKPATLSILVTEIDKLDWYSARKEGLGDLYEGLLEKNANEKKSGAGQYFTPRPLIDSMVAVMKPTLDDIIQDPAAGTGGFLIAANHYLREHTDPDGWTETQQRKYRRETFYGMEHVEEAHRLALMNLMLHGLEAAPNGAGIRYGDTLSPEGAALPKATLILTNPPFGTKKGGGLPSRTDFTFPTSNKQLCFLQHVYRSLEPGGRAAIVLPDNVLFEGNVGKQIRGDLMDKCNLHTILRLPTGIFYAHGVKTNVLFFTRGEREKGNTKNVWVYDLRANMPQFGKRSVLTRKHFGAFEAAFGKDPLGKPASLKKRKDTGEEGRFRCFTRDWITERGESLDIAWLRDESDGETGEAEEPVVLAQEAMDELEGAMEELKGILDELGEEIEA; this is encoded by the coding sequence ATGAGTAACATCACACATGATATCGTCGCGAAACTGTGGAACCTTTGCAACATCCTCAAGGATGATGGGGTTACTTACCACCAATACGTCACTGAATTAACCTATCTGTTGTTCCTCAAGATGGCTAAGGAGACAGGCACTGAGGAACAGATTCCCAAGGGGCACCGTTGGGATGACCTTGAGGCCAAGACTGCCCCTGATCGTCTTGAAGAATATAAAAAGACCCTCATCCACCTTGGTACCCACGGCTCAAAGTTGGTGAAGGCGATCTTCACTAATGCTAGCTCATTTATAAAGAAACCAGCCACACTCTCGATCCTTGTGACTGAGATCGATAAACTCGACTGGTATAGTGCGCGCAAAGAAGGTTTAGGCGATCTGTATGAAGGCTTATTGGAGAAAAACGCCAATGAGAAAAAGTCAGGCGCAGGTCAGTACTTTACGCCACGCCCGCTGATTGACAGTATGGTCGCGGTGATGAAACCAACCCTCGACGACATTATCCAGGACCCAGCGGCCGGGACCGGTGGCTTTTTAATCGCTGCCAACCACTATCTGCGCGAGCACACCGATCCTGATGGTTGGACCGAGACTCAGCAGCGAAAATATCGCCGCGAAACCTTCTACGGAATGGAGCATGTGGAGGAGGCACATCGCCTCGCCCTGATGAATTTGATGCTTCATGGTCTAGAGGCCGCACCGAATGGAGCAGGAATACGATATGGCGATACACTGTCTCCTGAAGGGGCGGCCCTGCCAAAGGCCACGCTGATACTCACAAATCCACCATTTGGCACCAAGAAGGGTGGCGGTTTGCCCTCCCGCACCGACTTCACCTTCCCGACAAGTAACAAACAATTATGTTTTCTCCAGCACGTCTACCGCAGTCTGGAACCTGGAGGACGAGCTGCGATTGTATTGCCTGACAATGTGCTCTTCGAAGGCAATGTCGGCAAACAAATTCGGGGTGATTTGATGGACAAATGCAACCTGCACACCATCCTCCGTCTACCCACGGGTATCTTTTACGCACACGGGGTCAAAACCAATGTGCTCTTCTTCACACGTGGAGAGAGGGAAAAGGGCAACACCAAAAACGTCTGGGTTTACGATCTGCGCGCCAACATGCCGCAATTCGGCAAGCGTTCGGTCCTCACCCGTAAGCATTTTGGTGCCTTTGAAGCGGCCTTCGGCAAAGATCCACTCGGTAAACCCGCGAGCCTAAAGAAGCGCAAGGACACCGGCGAGGAAGGACGCTTCCGCTGCTTCACTCGCGACTGGATTACAGAGCGCGGTGAAAGTCTCGATATCGCATGGCTCAGGGATGAGAGCGATGGCGAAACTGGGGAGGCGGAGGAACCGGTCGTGCTGGCACAGGAAGCCATGGACGAGCTTGAAGGGGCGATGGAAGAATTAAAGGGAATTCTAGATGAGTTGGGTGAGGAGATCGAGGCGTGA